The Deinococcus roseus genome has a window encoding:
- a CDS encoding MarR family winged helix-turn-helix transcriptional regulator — protein sequence MEINPLQDPVTLIRHINGVSRAIQALVGPVLEKELSLHYKELLVLRVVSGGLQHPGQISEHLSLPAPTTTRLLDSLIEAGHLRRELDPQDRRKLQIHLTDQGRSTLQTALNLARTLIQDKFNPVPSDFITEAIGTLQKLEDYLGMEIKP from the coding sequence ATGGAAATAAATCCCCTGCAAGACCCCGTCACCCTGATCCGCCACATCAACGGGGTGTCACGGGCCATTCAGGCACTGGTTGGGCCTGTGCTGGAAAAGGAACTCAGCCTGCACTACAAGGAACTTCTGGTGCTGAGGGTGGTCTCTGGCGGTCTGCAACACCCCGGCCAGATCAGCGAGCACCTGAGTTTGCCTGCCCCCACCACCACACGCCTGCTGGACAGCCTGATTGAAGCAGGCCACCTGCGCCGCGAACTGGACCCCCAGGACCGCCGCAAACTGCAGATCCACCTCACCGATCAGGGGAGAAGCACCTTACAAACCGCCCTCAATCTGGCCCGCACCCTGATTCAGGACAAATTCAATCCTGTCCCCTCAGACTTCATCACGGAGGCCATTGGCACCCTGCAGAAACTGGAAGATTACCTGGGCATGGAGATCAAGCCATGA
- a CDS encoding MDR family MFS transporter: protein MTQMTQPEMTQQEKMLAFSGVMLVLFLSSLNMTVVGTALPRIIAELGGLNLYTWAFTGYTLASTVSTPIYGKLSDIYGRKGILLFGIVLFALSSTLGGFSQNMGELILFRTLQGLGGGALMSMAFASIADIFTPLERGKYQGLNGAVFGISSVVGPLVGGFLTDHLSWRWVFFVNLPFALLAFGFIWRFLKSSAPRQKAQVDYLGAALLILFTVPLLLALTWGGNTYAWGSWQTLSLFAFSVVMLLVFIWWQGRAPSPILQLSLFKNKTFTISNIAGFMGLAGMYSAILYLPLFMQGVKGVSAANSGLVLSPMMLGLVITSTLAGFAVSRTGRYKPFILGGLGIMALALLYGTTLSPHTTTLTVTLLMVVLGLGIGPTNSLFTIAVQSTTPRENLGMATSANQFFRSMGSTIGAALFGAIQSADLHKVMDQLPEQASKLPEKLASAVMNPNLLSNPEALAKVEPLVVSVVGQQGFDAILHTMRSALSQAVDHVFLLAALFAGIGFIVSAGLPDLRLTREVKAPTKVAGSGND, encoded by the coding sequence ATGACCCAGATGACCCAGCCCGAAATGACCCAGCAGGAGAAAATGCTGGCCTTCAGTGGCGTGATGCTGGTGCTGTTCCTCTCATCGCTGAACATGACCGTGGTGGGAACGGCCCTCCCCAGAATCATTGCAGAACTGGGCGGCCTCAACCTGTACACCTGGGCTTTCACGGGTTACACGCTGGCCTCCACGGTCAGCACCCCCATTTATGGCAAGCTCAGTGACATTTACGGTCGCAAGGGGATTTTGCTGTTCGGGATTGTGCTTTTTGCACTCAGCTCCACCCTGGGCGGTTTCAGCCAGAACATGGGAGAACTGATCCTGTTCAGAACCCTGCAAGGGCTGGGGGGTGGTGCCCTGATGAGCATGGCCTTCGCCAGCATCGCAGACATTTTTACCCCTCTGGAACGCGGAAAATACCAGGGTCTGAACGGAGCCGTGTTCGGGATTTCCAGCGTGGTCGGGCCACTGGTCGGGGGCTTTCTGACCGATCACCTGTCCTGGCGCTGGGTGTTCTTCGTGAATTTGCCTTTTGCACTGCTGGCTTTCGGGTTCATCTGGCGCTTTCTGAAATCCAGTGCTCCCAGACAGAAAGCACAGGTGGATTACCTGGGAGCAGCCCTGCTCATCCTGTTCACAGTGCCCTTGCTTCTGGCCCTCACCTGGGGCGGCAACACCTATGCCTGGGGCTCCTGGCAGACCCTCTCTTTGTTTGCCTTTTCTGTGGTGATGCTGCTGGTGTTCATCTGGTGGCAGGGGAGGGCACCGAGTCCCATCCTGCAACTCAGCCTCTTCAAAAACAAAACCTTCACCATCTCCAACATTGCAGGTTTCATGGGTCTGGCAGGCATGTACAGCGCCATTTTGTATCTGCCCCTGTTCATGCAGGGTGTGAAGGGGGTGTCTGCTGCGAATTCTGGTCTGGTGCTCTCTCCCATGATGCTGGGACTGGTGATCACCTCCACCCTGGCTGGATTTGCCGTCTCAAGAACTGGAAGGTACAAACCTTTCATTCTGGGCGGTCTGGGCATCATGGCACTCGCTTTGCTGTACGGAACGACCCTGAGCCCCCACACCACCACCCTGACCGTGACCCTCTTGATGGTGGTGCTGGGTCTGGGCATTGGCCCCACCAACAGCCTGTTCACCATTGCCGTGCAAAGCACCACCCCCAGAGAAAACCTGGGCATGGCCACCAGTGCCAACCAGTTTTTCCGCAGCATGGGAAGCACCATCGGAGCGGCGCTCTTTGGGGCCATTCAGTCTGCAGATTTGCACAAAGTGATGGATCAGCTTCCAGAGCAGGCCAGCAAACTGCCTGAAAAGCTCGCCTCTGCAGTCATGAATCCCAACCTGCTCAGCAACCCTGAAGCGCTGGCCAAAGTGGAACCCCTGGTGGTCTCGGTGGTGGGTCAGCAAGGCTTTGATGCCATCCTGCACACCATGCGCAGTGCACTGTCTCAGGCGGTGGACCATGTGTTCCTGCTGGCAGCACTGTTTGCAGGGATCGGGTTTATTGTTTCTGCAGGGTTGCCTGATTTGAGGTTGACCCGTGAGGTGAAAGCTCCCACCAAGGTGGCGGGTTCGGGGAACGATTGA